One window of the Podospora pseudocomata strain CBS 415.72m chromosome 7, whole genome shotgun sequence genome contains the following:
- the NDE1_2 gene encoding NADH:ubiquinone oxidoreductase (COG:U; EggNog:ENOG503NTXJ), producing the protein MSSSSRALAQLAVPRSGAALLQSSSQVPRLFIQSSRKTVAARPAFGSLQGPVSRQFRRGYADQAAPAPQPPKKRRFRTLRWAWRLGYLSAIAGVAYIGYGIYEDRHPEPQTEPDPTKKTLVILGTGWGSVSLLKRLDTENYNVIVISPRNYFLFTPLLPSCTTGTIEHRSIMEPIRTILRSKKASVRFYEAEASSIDPDRKVVRIFDNSEVKGDMTETEVPYDMLVVGVGAENATFGIPGVREHSCFLKEIGDAQRIRKRIMDCVETAAFKDQSPEEIDRLMHMVVVGGGPTGVEFAGELQDFFEEDIKKLVPEISDRFRVTLIEALPNVLPSFSKQLIEYTESTFKEEKINIHTKTMVKKVTDKTVEAVATRPDGTKETIVFPYGLLVWATGNAVRPVVQDLMQRIPAQKNSRRGLAVNEYLVVQGARDIWAVGDCAVAGYAPTAQVASQEGNFLARLFNNMARTEALENKIAELSGSLNLQPGNTAEISREIEEYERQLRRIKDVKPFHYSHQGSLAYIGSEKAVADVTWFNGNVAAAGGLTYLFWRSAYISMCFSTRNRLLVINDWLKSKLFGRDLSRE; encoded by the exons atgtcctcgtcgtcgcgAGCCCTCGCACAGCTTGCGGTGCCCCGTTCGGGTGCCGCTTTGCTCCAGTCCTCCTCCCAGGTCCCCAGATTATTCATCCAGTCATCACGCAAGACTGTGGCCGCCAGACCTGCCTTTGGTAGCTTACAAGGACCTGTCTCGAGGCAGTTCAGGCGCGGGTATGCCGACCAGGCCGCTCCTGCCCCTCAGCCCCCCAAGAAGCGCCGATTCCGGACGCTGAGGTGGgcgtggaggttgggatACCTCTCTGCCATCGCCGGTGTCGCCTACATCGGCTACGGCATCTACGAGGACAGACACCCAGAACCCCAGACCGAGCCAGACCCGACCAAGAAGACGCTTGTCATTCTCG GCACCGGCTGGGGCTCTGTCTCCCTCCTGAAGCGTCTCGACACCGAAAACTACAatgtcatcgtcatctcgCCGCGCAACTacttcctcttcaccccccttctcccatcATGCACGACCGGCACCATCGAGCACCGCTCCATCATGGAGCCCATCCGCACAATTCTGCGCTCCAAGAAGGCGAGCGTAAGATTCTACGAGGCCGAAGCTAGTTCCATCGACCCCGACCGCAAGGTGGTGCGCATCTTTGACAACTCGGAAGTCAAGGGTGACATGACCGAGACCGAGGTCCCCTACGACAtgctggtggttggtgttggtgccgaGAACGCGACCTTTGGCATCCCTGGCGTCCGCGAGCACTCATGCTTCCTGAAGGAGATTGGTGACGCTCAAAGAATCCGCAAAAGGATCATGGACTGCGTCGAGACGGCTGCCTTCAAGGACCAGTCGCCCGAGGAGATTGACCGTCTCATGcacatggtggtggttggcggtggcccGACTGGTGTCGAGTTCGCCGGCGAGCTGCAGGACTTCTTCGAGgaggacatcaagaagctggTTCCCGAGATCAGCGACCGCTTCCGCGTGACGCTGATCGAGGCTCTCCCCAACGTCCTCCCTAGCTTCTCCAAGCAGCTCATCGAGTACACCGAGAGCACCTtcaaggaggaaaagatcAACATTCACACCAAGACCATGGTCAAGAAGGTCACAGACAAGACGGTTGAGGCTGTGGCTACTCGCCCCGACGGCACCAAAGAGACGATTGTATTCCCCTACGGTCTTCTCGTCTGGGCTACCGGCAACGCCGTTCGTCCCGTCGTCCAGGATCTCATGCAGCGTATCCCTGCGCAAAAGAACTCTCGCCGCGGCCTCGCTGTAAACGAGTACCTTGTTGTGCAGGGTGCCCGCGACATCTGGGCTGTCGGTGACTGCGCCGTTGCCGGCTACGCCCCCACCGCCCAGGTTGCCAGTCAAGAGGGCAACTTCCTCGCGCGCCTGTTCAACAACATGGCCAGGACTGAGGCTCTCGAGAACAAGATTGCTGAGCTCAGCGGCTCTCTCAACCTCCAGCCCGGCAACACGGCCGAGATCTCACGCGAGATTGAGGAGTATGAGCGTCAGCTCCGCCGCATCAAGGACGTGAAGCCCTTCCACTACAGTCACCAGGGTTCCCTCGCTTATATTGGCAGCGAGAAGGCTGTCGCTGACGTCACATGGTTCAACGGCAacgttgccgccgccggtggtTTGACCTACCTCTTTTGGAGAAGCGCCTACATCAGCATGTGCTTCAGCACCAGGAATCGTCTGCTTGTCATCAACGACTGGCTCAAGTCCAAGCTCTTCGGTCGCGATCTTTCTCGCGAGTAG
- a CDS encoding hypothetical protein (EggNog:ENOG503P6MN), producing the protein MAPLRRQTKPIARGREGGAPMLDAGELHIRQENRDDEDEETRRRRFRFGNNRNNNDGDGDGDSNRNGRFGGGNRGGNNDDNDDNNGGKSGNNRGGNNRNNRFGGNRGNNRGGNNNNNGNDNGDDDNDGGNGGNRNGGNGNRRFRGGFRNRIGNGNGNGNGNGNGNGNGNNGNDNNGNDDSNPPEDSPEADPSVTPPPSGDSPPTEPPPAEVPAEDAPAEDAPAEDVPVEDVPVESVPSADFAAEPVPAEPAPAEPAPVEPSPPEATLVEVVPPEATPAPSPPPISGDPGAPPNPGVIVLQSQIQATPTVEAVPTVTDFVPVETATNLDGTTGLLTEIIGNGSRSDGAVPFPTDPTPTSLPVPDIVNLPGGDRDASGPTSTVIPDDSNRIEAPQGGMDPTAERVLISVGSIGAFVLICFIVWMARRAMKKSRLSNSVASAGSGGGLPFFGRKNSHKSAPSTVTLSPPPKYREKEGVPEVPQVGEYYPPEKTKEEPQPSLQPPPTQVQQQVAEPQVLQAALPLQQQQQQQQQQPQLPLLQTSFPAHQPQVPFPNYYQPTYNADMTYDPTNAFNIMPPNLRYSHQQQESFSSTNAAQFGAFMVRTDHANVTYPNGVSPITTYYTPSPTAQQSQQPQQPQQLPVPYNLVYQEAGRRSLVSSLSSGFGDGAEIVTSATLLAPPPPAATATRSSSHYSTRFSYVSPVQQQPPPLPQQPQGQRDTVYTQASEDQPTRFRSLNSWVEQQTGRIVRTQERDPTWQMQQEQMPGHPGIPGIHNPPDEQNFGMMMQDDEVPRRVESALASMSPTERSRLVGP; encoded by the exons ATGGCACCTTTACGTCGTCAAACGAAGCCGATTGCTcgagggagagaaggaggtgcTCCCATGTTGGATGCTGGAGAGCTTCACATTCGACAAGAGAATAgggacgacgaagacgaggagacCCGACGACGCCGGTTCAGATTTGGCAATAACCGAAACAATAatgacggggacggggacggtgaCAGCAATCGAAACGGCAGATTTGGCGGGGGAAATCGCGGCGGTAataacgacgacaacgacgataACAACGGTGGTAAATCTGGCAACAACAGAGGAGGCAACAACAGAAACAACAGATTTGGCGGGAATCGAGGTAATAATAGAGGGGGCAATAACAATAATAACGGCAATGATAACGGCGATGATGACAACGACGGCGGTAACGGAGGTAACCGGAATGGCGGCAACGGAAACAGACGATTCAGAGGCGGATTCAGAAATCGAATTGGGAATGGAAATGGGAACGGGAATGGGAACGGGAATGGGAACGGGAATGGTAACAACGGGAATGATAACAACGGAAACGATGACTCTAACCCGCCAG AGGACTCTCCCGAAGCAGACCCTTCCGTGACACCGCCGCCCTCGGGGGACTCCCCGCCGACCGAACCGCCCCCGGCCGAGGTGCCAGCCGAAG ATGCCCCAGCCGAAGATGCCCCAGCCGAAGATGTACCAGTCGAAGATGTGCCAGTTGAATCTGTCCCGTCTGCAGATTTTGCAGCAGAGCCCGTACCGGCCGAGCCGGCACCAGCTGAGCCGGCACCGGTTGAGCCTTCGCCGCCAGAAGCCACACTTGTCGAGGTTGTTCCTCCCGAAGCAACACCTGCGccaagccctcctccaatATCAGGAGATCCTGGAGCTCCGCCCAACCCAGGCGTCATCGTTCTACAGTCCCAAATACAAGCAACGCCAACAGTAGAA GCGGTGCCGACTGTGACTGACTTTGTACCTGTCGAAACGGCAACCAACCTGGATGGGACCACCGGACTTTTGACAGAAATTATCGGAAACGGCTCGCGGTCAGACGGAGCTGTTCCCTTCCCCACGgatccaacaccaacgtcgCTTCCAGTGCCTGATATTGTAAACCTTCCTGGAGGTGATCGAGATGCTTCTGGGCCCACCAGCACTGTTATTCCCGATGATAGCAACCGCATTGAGGCTCCTCAGGGAGGTATGGATCCGACCGCGGAGAGAGTCCTGATCTCTGTGGGATCCATTG GAGCGTTTGTCTTGATCTGCTTTATCGTTTGGATGGCACGAAGAGCAATGAAAAAATCCCGACTATCCAACAGTGTGGCCAGTGCAGGATCTGGCGGAGGGCTACCATTCTTTGGACGCAAGAACTCGCACAAGTCGGCGCCTTCTACTGTCActctttccccccctccaaaataccgcgagaaggagggggtccCTGAGGTCCCGCAAGTAGGGGAATATTATCCTCCAGAGAAGACAAAAGAAGAACCACAGCCTTCATTGCAGCCTCCGCCAACGCAGGTCCAGCAGCAGGTAGCCGAACCACAAGTTCTCCAAGCCGCCTTACCtttgcagcagcaacaacagcagcaacaacagcaaccgcaaCTGCCACTTCTTCAAACTTCATTCCCTGCCCACCAACCGCAGGTGCCTTTCCCCAACTATTATCAACCAACATACAATGCCGACATGACGTATGATCCGACAAACGCCTTCAATATCATGCCTCCAAATCTACGGTAttctcatcagcaacaagagTCCTTTAGTTCCACTAATGCGGCCCAATTTGGGGCATTCATGGTTCGCACCGATCACGCAAACGTAACTTATCCAAACGGAGTCTCGCCAATCACCACGTACTACACCCCGTCGCCAACTGCGCAGCAGTCACAACAGCCGCAACAGCCGCAGCAACTCCCGGTGCCTTATAATCTTGTCTATCAGGAAGCTGGTCGGAGATCACTAGTGTCGTCTCTCTCATCAGGATTTGGCGATGGTGCTGAGATTGTAACATCTGCCACCCTCCTtgcgccaccaccgccagcagcCACAGCTACCAGGTCGTCTAGCCATTATTCAACCAGGTTTTCATATGTATCACCAGtgcagcaacaaccgccgccattgccacagcaaccacaagGCCAGAGAGATACCGTGTACACACAAGCGAGCGAGGACCAACCCACTCGGTTCAGATCGTTGAACTCGTGGGTAGAGCAGCAGACGGGACGAATCGTACGAACACAAGAGCGAGACCCGACCTGGCAAATGCAACAGGAACAGATGCCTGGGCACCCGGGGATTCCTGGGATTCACAACCCGCCGGACGAGCAAAACTTTGGAATGATGATGCAAGACGATGAGGTGCCGAGAAGGGTGGAGAGTGCGCTGGCGAGCATGAGCCCGACGGAGAGGAGCAGGCTAGTAGGGCCTTGA